The Amycolatopsis mongoliensis genome includes a window with the following:
- the dapA gene encoding 4-hydroxy-tetrahydrodipicolinate synthase, translating into MSNPPTAAPGRPFGRVLTAMVTPFDAAGALDLKRAQELAEHLVELGNDGLVINGTTGESPTTSDAEKQELIRAVVEAVGDRATVVSGAGTNNTAHSIEQAKQAEAAGAHGLLVVTPYYSRPSQAGLYAHFTAVADSTGLPVMLYDIPPRSVVPIEVDTLLRLAEHPRIVAVKDAKGDLIAGSEVIANTHLAYYSGDDGLNLPWISVGGTGVVSVIGHVVAGRIRAMIDAYENGDTSTARTNHRGMLPVLRAMSRVGGVAFSKAALRLRGFDAGEPRLPIVAPTAEQIALIAGDLGQGGVPLGDTAAQDWHGERVAQADSRAAYVAPTSHTSVGTLPR; encoded by the coding sequence ATGTCCAACCCACCTACCGCCGCGCCCGGAAGGCCCTTCGGGCGCGTGCTCACCGCGATGGTCACCCCCTTCGACGCCGCGGGCGCGCTGGACCTGAAGCGGGCGCAGGAGCTGGCCGAGCACCTCGTGGAGCTGGGGAACGACGGCCTCGTCATCAACGGCACCACCGGCGAGAGCCCGACCACGAGCGACGCGGAGAAGCAGGAGCTCATCCGCGCCGTGGTCGAGGCCGTCGGCGACCGCGCGACCGTCGTGTCCGGCGCGGGCACCAACAACACGGCACACAGCATCGAGCAGGCGAAGCAGGCCGAAGCGGCCGGTGCGCACGGCCTGCTGGTCGTCACCCCGTACTACTCGCGGCCGAGCCAAGCCGGCCTGTACGCGCACTTCACGGCGGTCGCCGACAGCACCGGGCTGCCGGTGATGCTCTACGACATCCCGCCGCGCTCGGTCGTGCCGATCGAGGTCGACACGCTGCTGCGGCTGGCCGAGCACCCGCGGATCGTCGCGGTCAAGGACGCCAAGGGCGACCTGATCGCCGGCTCCGAGGTCATCGCCAACACCCACCTCGCCTACTACTCCGGGGACGACGGGCTGAACCTGCCCTGGATCTCCGTCGGCGGCACCGGTGTGGTGAGTGTGATCGGTCACGTCGTCGCCGGCCGGATCCGCGCGATGATCGACGCCTACGAGAACGGCGACACGTCCACCGCGCGCACCAACCACCGCGGCATGCTGCCGGTGCTGCGCGCGATGTCGCGGGTCGGCGGGGTGGCGTTCAGCAAGGCGGCGCTGCGGCTGCGCGGCTTCGACGCCGGCGAGCCGCGGCTGCCGATCGTCGCGCCGACCGCCGAGCAGATCGCCCTGATCGCCGGTGATCTGGGCCAGGGCGGCGTGCCGCTGGGCGACACGGCGGCCCAGGACTGGCATGGTGAGCGGGTGGCACAAGCAGATTCGAGGGCCGCCTACGTGGCGCCGACCTCGCACACCAGCGTTGGGACCCTGCCTCGGTGA
- a CDS encoding serine/threonine-protein kinase — protein MTDEQTRPYPPQAPVTPGQRVVAGRYALLGELGRGGMGVVWRAQDQVIGRQVAVKELRLPDAESAAVFSERALREVRTGGRLNDPAVVTVYDVVTDGGTTFIVMELVEAPSLADLVRQRGPMPSAQAAQLGERVLAALQAAHAAGIVHRDVKPANILVAPDGRVKLTDFGIAHAVDDPRLTTSGMIVGSPAFMAPERVEGREALPASDLWSLGATLFFAVEGSIPFERATTAATLHAIMTEIPYLTRGQGPIAAAILGLLVANPDARLTAAQAQNLLTTAQGMRPTPPGGTAMVNPMTRVAPQPPKKDHRALRLSAAAVLVVAALVGGFFAGKAFEAPAADEQKLPTMTFGVGGQMQVDASSSYLCYNAPVQDGGVISDANDGDCKESHTLEIYDSGDVIGTTNWSDSDATVAAYPGLPAVTAAAEARCAASFRSSIVPETRRDGLTYRALVPTQAQWQSVPAESGEYPTREFYCVLAKADGGPISAPIVTKVK, from the coding sequence GTGACCGACGAACAGACCCGGCCGTACCCACCACAGGCGCCCGTCACGCCTGGTCAGCGGGTTGTCGCCGGCCGTTACGCCCTGCTCGGTGAGCTCGGCCGGGGTGGCATGGGTGTCGTCTGGCGGGCGCAGGACCAGGTCATCGGCCGCCAGGTCGCCGTCAAGGAGCTGCGGCTGCCCGACGCCGAGTCCGCCGCCGTCTTCTCCGAACGCGCGCTGCGCGAGGTGCGCACCGGCGGGCGGCTCAACGACCCCGCCGTCGTCACCGTCTACGACGTCGTCACCGACGGCGGCACCACCTTCATCGTGATGGAGCTCGTCGAAGCCCCGAGCCTCGCCGACCTCGTCCGGCAGCGTGGCCCGATGCCCTCCGCGCAGGCGGCGCAACTGGGGGAGCGGGTGCTGGCCGCGCTGCAGGCCGCGCACGCCGCCGGGATCGTGCACCGGGACGTCAAGCCGGCGAACATCCTCGTCGCGCCGGACGGCCGCGTGAAGCTCACCGACTTCGGCATCGCCCACGCCGTCGACGACCCGCGGCTGACCACCAGCGGCATGATCGTCGGCTCGCCCGCGTTCATGGCGCCGGAGCGCGTCGAAGGCCGGGAAGCGCTGCCCGCGTCCGACCTGTGGTCCCTCGGCGCGACGCTGTTCTTCGCCGTCGAAGGCTCGATCCCGTTCGAGCGCGCGACCACCGCCGCGACGCTGCACGCGATCATGACCGAGATCCCGTACCTGACCCGCGGCCAGGGCCCGATCGCCGCGGCCATCCTCGGCCTGCTCGTCGCCAACCCCGACGCGCGCCTCACCGCCGCCCAGGCGCAGAACCTGCTGACCACGGCGCAGGGCATGCGGCCCACCCCGCCGGGCGGCACCGCCATGGTCAACCCGATGACGCGGGTCGCGCCCCAGCCGCCGAAGAAGGACCACCGCGCTCTGCGGCTCTCGGCCGCCGCGGTCCTGGTCGTGGCCGCCCTGGTCGGCGGGTTCTTCGCGGGCAAGGCGTTCGAGGCCCCGGCCGCCGACGAGCAGAAGCTGCCGACGATGACCTTCGGCGTCGGCGGGCAGATGCAGGTCGACGCCAGTTCGAGCTACCTCTGCTACAACGCCCCGGTCCAGGACGGCGGCGTCATCAGCGACGCGAACGACGGCGACTGCAAGGAAAGCCACACCCTCGAGATCTACGACAGCGGGGACGTCATCGGCACCACGAACTGGTCCGACAGCGACGCGACGGTCGCCGCCTACCCGGGCCTGCCCGCCGTCACCGCCGCCGCCGAAGCCCGCTGCGCGGCTTCGTTCCGCTCGTCGATCGTCCCCGAGACCAGGCGCGACGGCCTCACCTACCGGGCGCTCGTGCCGACGCAGGCGCAGTGGCAGAGCGTCCCGGCCGAGAGCGGCGAGTATCCGACGCGCGAGTTCTACTGCGTGCTGGCCAAGGCCGACGGCGGCCCGATCTCCGCCCCGATCGTGACCAAGGTCAAGTAG
- a CDS encoding Nramp family divalent metal transporter: protein MAVTEAVRPRLASRLRTGSALLGPAFVAAIAYVDPGNVASNISAGARYGYLLVWVIVAANLMAVLVQYLSAKLGLVSGMSLPEALRARLSRPARLAYWLQAEVVAIATDLAEVVGGAIALYLLFDLPLVVGGLITGAVSLTLLAVQDRGGQRTFERVVTGLLLVIAVGFLASLFVEPPSASGTLGGLVPKFDGSGSILIAAAMLGATVMPHAVYLHSGLVRDRHGRPDVTTRRRLLRVTRADVGLAMLLAGAVNLGMLLLAATNLQGQDGVDSIEGAHSAVAAALGPGIALMFAIGLLASGLASTSVGAYAGAMIMQGLLHKRIPLVVRRLVTLAPAIVVLALGADPSTALVVSQVVLSFGIPFALVPLIRLTADRDLMGADANRRLTTIAASLIAVVIIALNLVLIYLTFTG, encoded by the coding sequence ATGGCGGTCACCGAGGCTGTCCGGCCGAGACTCGCGTCGCGCCTGCGCACCGGGTCGGCCCTGCTGGGCCCGGCGTTCGTCGCCGCGATCGCCTACGTCGACCCGGGGAACGTCGCGTCCAACATCAGTGCCGGCGCCCGCTACGGCTACCTGCTGGTGTGGGTGATCGTCGCGGCGAACCTGATGGCCGTGCTCGTGCAGTACCTGTCGGCGAAGCTCGGCCTGGTCAGCGGGATGTCGCTGCCGGAGGCCCTGCGCGCCCGGCTGTCGCGGCCCGCGCGGCTGGCCTACTGGCTGCAGGCCGAGGTCGTCGCCATCGCCACCGACCTCGCCGAGGTCGTCGGCGGCGCCATCGCCCTGTACCTGCTGTTCGACCTGCCGCTCGTCGTCGGCGGCCTGATCACCGGCGCGGTTTCGCTGACGCTGCTGGCGGTCCAGGACCGCGGCGGCCAGCGGACGTTCGAGCGCGTCGTCACCGGCCTGCTGCTGGTCATCGCGGTCGGCTTCCTGGCCAGCCTGTTCGTCGAGCCGCCGTCGGCGTCGGGCACGCTCGGCGGGCTCGTGCCGAAGTTCGACGGCTCCGGCAGCATCCTCATCGCCGCCGCGATGCTGGGCGCGACGGTCATGCCGCACGCCGTCTACCTGCACTCCGGCCTGGTCCGCGACCGGCACGGCCGCCCGGACGTCACGACCCGCCGTCGGCTGCTGCGCGTCACCCGCGCCGACGTCGGCCTCGCGATGCTGCTGGCCGGCGCGGTGAACCTCGGGATGCTGCTGCTCGCCGCGACGAACCTCCAGGGCCAGGACGGCGTCGACAGCATCGAGGGCGCGCACAGCGCGGTCGCGGCGGCCCTCGGCCCGGGGATCGCGCTGATGTTCGCGATCGGCCTGCTGGCCTCGGGCCTGGCGTCGACGTCGGTGGGCGCGTACGCGGGCGCGATGATCATGCAGGGGTTGCTGCACAAGCGGATTCCGCTGGTCGTACGCCGTCTCGTGACGCTCGCCCCGGCGATCGTGGTGCTCGCCCTCGGCGCCGATCCGAGTACCGCCCTGGTCGTCTCGCAGGTGGTCCTGTCGTTCGGGATCCCGTTCGCGCTGGTGCCCCTGATCCGGCTGACGGCCGACCGTGATCTGATGGGGGCGGACGCCAACCGCAGGCTGACGACCATCGCGGCGTCACTGATCGCGGTGGTGATCATCGCGCTCAACCTGGTGCTGATCTACCTCACCTTCACGGGCTGA
- a CDS encoding ACT domain-containing protein yields the protein MKRLAIDVRPGEYAVVRLPADAPVPAELLAPGEPAFVSVTRTPEELSVICPAGREPSGGTAEDGWRLLSVRGPLEFTLTGIIAALASELAAAGVALFSMSTFDTDHILVRATDLGHAVKALRESGHEVAHP from the coding sequence ATGAAGCGTCTTGCGATCGATGTCCGGCCCGGTGAGTACGCCGTCGTGCGGCTGCCCGCGGACGCCCCGGTGCCCGCCGAGCTGCTCGCTCCCGGCGAGCCCGCGTTCGTCTCGGTGACCCGGACGCCCGAGGAGCTGTCCGTGATCTGCCCGGCCGGGCGAGAACCGTCCGGCGGCACGGCGGAGGACGGCTGGCGGCTGCTCTCGGTCCGCGGGCCGCTGGAGTTCACGCTCACCGGCATCATCGCCGCGCTGGCATCGGAGCTGGCCGCGGCCGGGGTCGCGCTGTTCTCGATGTCCACCTTCGACACCGACCACATCCTGGTCCGCGCCACCGACCTCGGCCACGCGGTGAAGGCGCTGCGCGAGTCCGGCCACGAAGTCGCGCACCCCTGA
- the thyX gene encoding FAD-dependent thymidylate synthase has product MAETVSPRVQLIAKTEFFPPADVPWTTDAEGGEALAEFAGRACYQSWKKPNPATATNAGYLEHIIDVGHLSVLEHGSVTFYITGISRSLTHELIRHRHFSYSQLSQRYVPERDAEIVEPDVIANDPVLHEKFLAAAQASVDAYTELLAGLEEKFADVPSATLRRKQARQAARAVLPNATETRIVVTGNYRAWRHFVAMRATEHADVEIRELAVECLRHLQKAAANVFADFTISTLPDGTEIATSPKVFEG; this is encoded by the coding sequence GTGGCCGAAACCGTGTCACCGAGGGTGCAGCTGATCGCGAAGACGGAGTTCTTCCCGCCCGCGGACGTCCCGTGGACGACCGACGCGGAAGGCGGCGAGGCGCTCGCCGAGTTCGCCGGCCGCGCCTGCTACCAGTCCTGGAAGAAGCCGAACCCCGCCACCGCGACCAACGCCGGCTACCTCGAGCACATCATCGACGTCGGCCACCTTTCGGTGCTGGAGCACGGTTCGGTGACCTTCTACATCACCGGCATCTCACGCTCCCTGACCCACGAGCTGATCCGGCACCGCCACTTCTCGTACTCGCAGCTCTCCCAGCGGTACGTGCCCGAGCGCGACGCCGAGATCGTCGAGCCGGACGTCATCGCGAACGACCCCGTGCTGCACGAGAAGTTCCTCGCCGCGGCCCAGGCGAGCGTCGACGCCTACACCGAGCTCCTGGCCGGCCTCGAAGAGAAGTTCGCCGACGTCCCGAGCGCGACCCTGCGCCGGAAGCAGGCTCGCCAGGCCGCACGGGCCGTGCTGCCGAACGCGACCGAGACCCGCATCGTCGTCACCGGGAACTACCGGGCGTGGCGCCACTTCGTCGCGATGCGCGCCACCGAGCACGCCGACGTCGAGATCCGCGAACTGGCCGTGGAGTGCCTGCGGCACCTGCAGAAGGCCGCGGCGAACGTGTTCGCCGACTTCACCATCTCGACGCTGCCGGACGGCACCGAGATCGCTACGAGCCCGAAGGTGTTCGAAGGCTGA
- a CDS encoding toxin-antitoxin system HicB family antitoxin — translation MDLTPYIANLREDLANTAAAGDEQTRRAAALLSSALEPAVRLTLMNALADLAAEVTAALPGQVVDVRLDGRDVRVVVTGAAEEAPPRATPRDTTPPPPIDGGDISRITLRLVEQIKGQAERAAQAQGVSLNTFVSQAVQGALGHGSLGGGPKHHGKGERPGSHLHGWVEG, via the coding sequence ATGGACCTGACGCCGTACATCGCCAACCTTCGCGAGGACCTCGCGAACACGGCTGCCGCCGGGGACGAGCAGACCCGGCGGGCGGCCGCACTGCTGTCCTCCGCGCTCGAACCCGCCGTCCGCCTGACGCTGATGAACGCCCTCGCCGACCTCGCTGCCGAGGTCACAGCCGCTTTGCCCGGCCAGGTGGTCGACGTGCGACTGGACGGCCGGGACGTTCGCGTGGTCGTGACGGGGGCGGCCGAAGAGGCGCCGCCACGCGCGACACCACGTGACACCACGCCGCCGCCACCGATCGACGGCGGTGACATCTCGCGCATCACGCTGCGCCTGGTCGAGCAGATCAAGGGCCAGGCGGAGCGGGCGGCGCAGGCGCAGGGCGTCTCGCTGAACACGTTCGTCTCCCAGGCCGTCCAGGGAGCGCTGGGGCACGGCTCGCTCGGCGGGGGCCCCAAGCACCACGGCAAGGGCGAACGGCCCGGGTCGCACCTGCACGGCTGGGTAGAAGGCTGA
- a CDS encoding DUF4097 family beta strand repeat-containing protein gives MSDEETTPAEETATPAEEPAAQAEETDNELVRIDEFETDVPLELDIGVTIGRVEVVLEGDSGARVELRHDQGEQQPWVAGVNSLLSWVGERFGDQLGVDPSGANPAEAVRQSRIEKLGNRLVVQAPKAWQLRNVALAVTVRAPAGSHVEVRAGAADVTVTGSAGRVDLLTGSGEVKLDRADGSATIRTGSGGIKLGPTLGGLQLRSGSGHVEASSIAGSATLATGTGDVWLGAVSGEVMARTGSGDLSVADAASGTLDLITGSGEVRVGIRGGTAAEVDLTSSGGKVSSELDVADSAPEGGVKLKVRARTGSGNAVVTRAAG, from the coding sequence ATGAGTGACGAAGAGACGACACCGGCCGAAGAAACGGCCACTCCCGCCGAAGAACCCGCTGCTCAGGCCGAGGAGACGGACAACGAGCTGGTGCGGATCGACGAGTTCGAGACCGACGTCCCGCTGGAGCTCGACATCGGCGTGACGATCGGCCGCGTCGAGGTCGTCCTGGAAGGCGACTCCGGTGCCCGCGTCGAGCTGCGGCACGACCAGGGCGAACAGCAGCCGTGGGTCGCGGGGGTCAACAGCCTGCTGTCCTGGGTCGGCGAGCGCTTCGGCGACCAGCTCGGCGTCGACCCGTCGGGGGCGAACCCCGCCGAGGCGGTGCGGCAGAGCCGGATCGAGAAGCTGGGCAACCGCCTGGTCGTCCAGGCGCCGAAGGCGTGGCAGCTGCGCAACGTCGCGCTCGCGGTGACCGTGCGCGCCCCGGCGGGCTCGCACGTCGAGGTGCGGGCCGGCGCGGCGGACGTCACCGTGACCGGCTCGGCCGGGCGGGTGGACCTGCTGACCGGCTCCGGCGAGGTCAAGCTCGACCGCGCCGACGGCTCGGCGACGATCCGCACCGGCAGCGGCGGCATCAAGCTCGGCCCGACGCTCGGCGGGCTGCAGCTGCGCAGCGGCAGCGGCCACGTCGAGGCGTCGTCGATCGCGGGCTCCGCGACGCTGGCCACCGGCACCGGCGACGTCTGGCTGGGCGCGGTGTCGGGCGAGGTGATGGCCCGCACGGGCAGCGGCGACCTGTCGGTGGCCGACGCGGCGTCGGGCACGCTCGACCTGATCACCGGCTCCGGCGAGGTCCGCGTCGGCATCCGCGGCGGCACGGCCGCCGAGGTCGACCTGACCTCCAGCGGCGGCAAGGTGTCCAGCGAGCTGGACGTCGCCGACAGCGCCCCCGAGGGTGGCGTGAAGCTGAAGGTGCGGGCCCGCACGGGCTCCGGCAACGCCGTGGTGACGCGCGCGGCCGGCTGA
- a CDS encoding winged helix-turn-helix domain-containing protein, with protein MQTISVATARKTFLAAQGFSDPRPSGEPSRRHLKRVLSRVQLLQLDSVNVAVRAHYMPVFSRLGAYEPALVDDAAWSHSAKRPRMMVETWAHEASLLPIEDWPLIRSGAKRDGWWKHYGPLIEKSPGLVEEILSVVKELGPIGAGGIEREVEADAQRRGPGSWWERSEVKRVCEYLFGIGQLTTGTRRSFERLYDLTERVVPPEILSRSVSAEEGARGLIERSARALGVATETDLRDYYRLGPAPARRAVAELVESGVLEPVAVRGWKAAAYRHVEARTPRAVTGRALLCPFDPLIWERARTERLFGFRYRIEIYVPEPKRVYGYYVFPFLLDGSLVARVDLKSDRAAGVLRVQGAFAEEGVDVALVLPELAAELRHMAEWLGLSGVAVGTRGDLAPALKKLVR; from the coding sequence ATGCAAACGATCAGTGTGGCGACGGCCCGGAAGACCTTCCTGGCCGCGCAGGGCTTCAGCGACCCGCGTCCCTCCGGCGAACCGTCCCGGCGGCACCTGAAACGCGTGCTCTCGAGAGTCCAGCTGCTGCAGCTGGACTCGGTGAACGTCGCCGTCCGGGCGCACTACATGCCGGTGTTCTCGCGGCTCGGCGCGTACGAGCCCGCGCTGGTGGACGACGCGGCGTGGTCGCACTCGGCGAAGCGGCCCCGGATGATGGTCGAGACGTGGGCGCACGAGGCCAGCCTGCTCCCGATCGAGGACTGGCCGCTGATCCGCTCCGGCGCGAAGCGCGACGGCTGGTGGAAGCACTACGGGCCGCTGATCGAGAAGTCGCCGGGGCTGGTCGAGGAGATCCTGTCGGTCGTCAAGGAGCTGGGCCCGATCGGCGCGGGCGGCATCGAGCGCGAGGTCGAGGCGGACGCGCAGCGGCGCGGCCCGGGCTCGTGGTGGGAGCGCTCGGAGGTCAAGCGCGTCTGCGAGTACCTGTTCGGCATCGGCCAGCTGACCACCGGCACGCGCCGCTCGTTCGAACGGCTCTACGACCTCACCGAGCGAGTGGTCCCGCCGGAGATCCTGTCCCGGTCGGTCTCTGCGGAGGAAGGCGCGCGGGGCCTGATCGAGCGTTCGGCGCGGGCGCTCGGCGTGGCGACGGAGACGGACCTGCGCGACTACTACCGCCTCGGCCCGGCCCCGGCGCGCCGGGCGGTGGCGGAGCTGGTGGAGTCGGGCGTCCTGGAGCCGGTGGCGGTCCGCGGCTGGAAGGCGGCGGCCTACCGCCACGTGGAGGCTCGCACCCCCCGCGCGGTGACGGGGAGGGCGCTGCTGTGCCCGTTCGACCCGCTGATCTGGGAACGCGCCCGCACGGAGCGGCTGTTCGGATTCCGCTACCGCATCGAGATCTACGTCCCGGAGCCGAAGCGCGTGTACGGGTACTACGTGTTCCCGTTCCTGCTCGACGGTTCGCTGGTCGCGCGAGTGGACCTGAAGTCCGACCGCGCGGCGGGGGTGCTGCGGGTCCAGGGAGCGTTCGCCGAGGAGGGCGTGGACGTGGCGCTGGTGCTCCCGGAGCTGGCGGCGGAGCTGCGGCACATGGCGGAGTGGCTGGGCTTGTCCGGCGTGGCGGTGGGTACCCGCGGAGACCTGGCTCCGGCCCTGAAGAAGCTGGTGCGCTGA
- a CDS encoding GNAT family N-acetyltransferase, with amino-acid sequence MSDAAVRPADLSDAAEIARLQRDTWHAAYEDLLGKNALAELDAADLVGTWTETIDYPGSQVYVATEGEFTVGFCVAGRAPEGEVAAADGSLPDDAVATGLIATLLVEPRWGRRGHAGRLLATAAAGLRADGAGRGIAWVAQGDHASLGFYRRAGWNPDGTVRTLDTGDRMVREVRLTGTLDLALA; translated from the coding sequence ATGAGCGACGCCGCCGTCCGCCCCGCCGACCTGTCCGACGCCGCGGAGATCGCCCGCCTCCAGCGCGACACCTGGCACGCCGCCTACGAGGACCTCCTCGGCAAGAACGCCCTGGCCGAGCTGGACGCCGCCGACCTCGTCGGCACCTGGACCGAGACGATCGACTACCCGGGCAGCCAGGTCTACGTCGCCACCGAAGGCGAGTTCACCGTCGGGTTCTGCGTGGCGGGCCGCGCCCCCGAAGGCGAGGTCGCCGCCGCCGACGGCAGCCTGCCCGACGACGCCGTCGCCACCGGCCTGATCGCCACCCTGCTCGTCGAGCCGCGGTGGGGACGGCGCGGGCACGCCGGACGGCTACTCGCGACGGCCGCCGCGGGCCTGCGGGCCGATGGCGCCGGCCGCGGTATCGCCTGGGTCGCCCAGGGCGACCACGCCTCCCTCGGCTTCTACCGCCGGGCCGGCTGGAACCCCGACGGCACGGTCCGCACCCTCGACACCGGCGACCGCATGGTCCGCGAGGTCCGCCTCACCGGCACCCTCGACCTCGCGCTCGCCTGA
- a CDS encoding YqaA family protein codes for MSWILLTLGVAFGSAIVPLINAEVFLLGLCASQPGLHWLWLGAAVAVGQIAGKLLYFLAARGTIKLPKALHERLHRERPMTPRRVRWELRTKRMRGWIDRLRERCHRHPHWMAGTYGVSSLVGLPPFMATSVLAGVVRMRLATFLTAGLAGRWIRFSLIAASPAVFAGWLHH; via the coding sequence ATGAGCTGGATCCTGCTGACCCTGGGGGTCGCGTTCGGTTCGGCCATCGTGCCGCTGATCAACGCCGAGGTGTTCCTGCTCGGGCTGTGCGCGAGCCAGCCCGGGCTGCACTGGCTGTGGCTCGGCGCGGCCGTGGCCGTGGGGCAGATCGCCGGGAAGCTGCTGTATTTCCTCGCCGCGCGCGGCACGATCAAGCTGCCGAAGGCGCTGCACGAGCGGCTCCACCGCGAGCGGCCGATGACGCCCCGGCGCGTGCGCTGGGAACTGCGGACCAAGCGGATGCGCGGCTGGATCGACCGGTTGCGCGAGCGCTGCCACCGGCACCCGCACTGGATGGCGGGCACCTACGGGGTGAGCTCGCTGGTGGGCCTGCCGCCGTTCATGGCGACGAGCGTGCTCGCCGGCGTGGTCCGGATGCGGCTCGCGACGTTCCTGACGGCGGGCCTGGCCGGAAGGTGGATCCGCTTCAGTTTGATAGCCGCTTCACCCGCGGTGTTCGCGGGTTGGCTGCACCACTGA
- a CDS encoding tetratricopeptide repeat protein, whose amino-acid sequence MKARNIALLMTAALVVYLVLLADRAFALFRSGSGAGIALGVGVLLLPLLGIWIVVVTWRNGVQIQRLSRRLDEEGALPDVSDLPRRPSGRVDRDAADAWFQDRRAEVEADQENWRAWYKLAYAYDIAGDRRRARETMKKAVELEAADR is encoded by the coding sequence GTGAAGGCCCGCAACATCGCGCTGCTGATGACGGCGGCGCTGGTCGTCTACCTGGTCCTGCTCGCCGACCGGGCGTTCGCGTTGTTCCGGTCGGGGAGCGGAGCGGGCATCGCGCTCGGGGTCGGCGTGCTGCTGCTGCCGCTGCTGGGCATCTGGATCGTCGTCGTGACCTGGCGCAACGGCGTGCAGATCCAGCGGCTGTCCCGCCGGCTCGACGAGGAGGGCGCGCTCCCGGACGTCTCGGACCTGCCGCGCCGCCCCTCCGGCCGCGTCGACCGCGACGCGGCCGACGCGTGGTTCCAGGACCGCCGCGCGGAGGTCGAGGCGGACCAGGAGAACTGGCGCGCCTGGTACAAGCTGGCGTACGCGTACGACATCGCAGGCGACCGGCGGCGGGCCCGCGAGACGATGAAGAAGGCCGTGGAGCTGGAAGCCGCCGACCGCTGA
- the dapB gene encoding 4-hydroxy-tetrahydrodipicolinate reductase, translating to MTETPIRVGVLGARGRMGATVVNAVEGAADMKVVAALDAGDDFAALAEAQVVVDFTHPDAVMDNLKYLVEHDIHAVVGTTGFSEERLASLRALLEPKPSLGVLIAPNFALGAVLAMRFAAQAAKFYASAEIIELHHNRKADAPSGTAAHTARMIAAARAEAGVAPGPDATTSELDGARGASVEDVRVHSVRLPGLVAHEEILFGGEGETLTIRHDSLDRTSFMPGVLLGVRTVVARPGLTVGLENVLDL from the coding sequence ATGACCGAAACTCCGATTCGCGTCGGCGTCCTGGGCGCCCGGGGCCGGATGGGTGCGACGGTGGTGAACGCCGTCGAAGGTGCCGCGGACATGAAGGTCGTCGCCGCGCTCGACGCGGGTGACGACTTCGCGGCGCTGGCCGAGGCCCAGGTCGTCGTCGACTTCACCCACCCCGACGCCGTCATGGACAACCTGAAGTACCTGGTGGAGCACGACATCCACGCGGTCGTCGGCACGACGGGCTTCAGCGAGGAGCGGCTGGCTTCGCTGCGTGCCCTGCTGGAGCCGAAGCCGTCGTTGGGGGTGCTGATCGCGCCGAACTTCGCCCTCGGCGCGGTTCTGGCCATGCGGTTCGCGGCCCAGGCGGCGAAGTTCTACGCGTCGGCGGAGATCATCGAACTGCACCACAACCGCAAGGCGGACGCGCCTTCGGGCACCGCCGCGCACACCGCCCGGATGATCGCCGCGGCGCGCGCGGAGGCCGGAGTGGCGCCGGGGCCGGACGCGACGACGTCCGAGCTGGACGGCGCCCGCGGTGCTTCGGTCGAGGACGTCCGGGTGCACTCGGTCCGGCTGCCCGGCCTGGTCGCGCACGAGGAGATCCTGTTCGGCGGCGAGGGGGAGACCCTGACCATCCGCCACGACTCGCTCGACCGGACGTCGTTCATGCCCGGCGTGCTGCTCGGCGTGCGCACGGTGGTGGCGCGGCCCGGCCTGACGGTCGGGCTGGAAAACGTCCTCGACCTGTGA